The following coding sequences lie in one Haloarcula marina genomic window:
- a CDS encoding carbohydrate ABC transporter permease, translating to MKGVWMSFHSWPLGTGDPEWVGLDNYAYLLSWEPFYTSLKATLIFATVTIVQLVLALVAALLVTHIRRNRLKSIVSSILISPFAMAPVVSGTIWLWILQPDFGPVFQYLVDWGILGDPIYWQTSGIGAMIGIMIATAFTFWPFMFIIILASLDGLPERQYEAARIFGANRIQQFRWITLPQLKTAIYIAVSLRVIWNLSKIAQPLQMTGGGPGFETSLLAVLLFRFAFTQNSLGLGYAVGMILLILVLGIIAFFLYQFTHADTDAVMQ from the coding sequence ATGAAGGGCGTCTGGATGAGTTTCCATAGTTGGCCACTTGGAACGGGTGATCCAGAGTGGGTCGGGCTCGACAACTATGCGTATTTGCTCAGTTGGGAGCCGTTCTATACGTCATTGAAAGCAACACTCATCTTTGCTACTGTTACAATAGTCCAACTTGTGCTTGCTCTAGTCGCAGCACTTCTTGTAACACATATTCGTCGTAATCGTCTCAAGAGCATAGTCAGCAGTATTCTAATTAGTCCATTTGCGATGGCGCCAGTAGTCTCTGGTACAATTTGGCTGTGGATTCTCCAACCAGATTTCGGTCCAGTGTTCCAGTATTTAGTTGACTGGGGGATCCTTGGTGATCCAATCTATTGGCAAACGTCCGGTATTGGCGCGATGATTGGGATTATGATCGCTACAGCGTTTACTTTTTGGCCGTTTATGTTCATAATTATACTCGCTTCTCTTGACGGACTCCCAGAACGTCAGTATGAAGCGGCTCGTATATTCGGAGCGAATCGGATTCAGCAGTTCCGCTGGATTACCCTGCCACAATTAAAAACAGCAATTTACATCGCTGTGAGCCTCCGAGTCATCTGGAACCTCTCAAAAATCGCACAACCGCTTCAAATGACAGGAGGAGGGCCTGGATTCGAAACATCGTTGTTGGCCGTATTGCTGTTTAGGTTTGCGTTCACTCAGAACTCACTGGGACTTGGCTACGCTGTCGGCATGATACTTCTCATCCTCGTCCTAGGGATTATCGCATTCTTCTTGTACCAATTCACTCACGCTGACACGGATGCAGTGATGCAATAA
- a CDS encoding ABC transporter substrate-binding protein, whose protein sequence is MTGNTDERRRNLLKTIGAGIAASVAGCSSDGGSDGSSDGSSDGSSDGGNNQETEKDKATDENANEVNLSGVTFRYWDSINTNSRAARRNLEKKIQDFESETGATIQPNWSNYSELAGGNWISNFERGNIPNMYIGENPLDSPFILGDYVKPFEQFSDQFDQKTREAVEWIEPVQKHAARALPSDYQDTMWELPIAAYPRNPLVARMDHFEEAGLDPDNDFPPESFDDLIDVAQTLQENGPGEWGFHIFGQAFDWIDAAQPAAVAEGGSKGLLVNEDGTDVAYENDTWVKTWRRFKAIYSEYGLSGPTTPQATDEEQMQALINGTTSISMPEWSTFPEFLSRAEDKLANGDIQWNPMYSESGGPNGALGPYTIGITEKPENADSAKWERQQRAAIEYQKTFMTESWQSSQMFDIGYAPVRLDIKDRAMELSPAEEGHHMMETLFDMIEAQEAAWEITPLGSTLMFQGPGPHWQQMMRGEVTPEEAVANTASDLRDAMEGTEGFSG, encoded by the coding sequence ATGACGGGAAATACAGACGAAAGACGAAGAAATTTGTTGAAAACAATTGGTGCTGGTATTGCTGCAAGCGTTGCAGGTTGTTCAAGTGATGGTGGCAGTGATGGTAGCAGCGATGGTAGCAGCGATGGTAGCAGCGATGGTGGCAATAATCAAGAAACGGAAAAAGACAAAGCCACTGACGAAAATGCCAATGAAGTCAACCTATCTGGGGTGACGTTCAGATATTGGGATTCGATCAACACCAACTCCAGGGCGGCACGACGGAACCTGGAAAAGAAGATTCAAGACTTCGAATCGGAGACAGGTGCGACGATTCAACCTAACTGGTCGAACTACTCCGAGTTAGCAGGAGGTAACTGGATCAGTAACTTCGAACGTGGGAACATTCCAAATATGTACATTGGGGAAAACCCTCTTGATTCCCCCTTCATCCTTGGAGATTACGTCAAACCGTTCGAGCAGTTCAGTGACCAGTTTGATCAAAAGACTCGGGAAGCAGTCGAGTGGATCGAACCGGTTCAGAAGCACGCTGCACGAGCACTCCCGTCAGATTACCAGGATACAATGTGGGAGCTCCCAATAGCTGCCTATCCACGTAACCCTCTTGTCGCGCGAATGGACCATTTTGAGGAAGCCGGACTGGATCCCGACAACGATTTTCCTCCTGAATCTTTCGACGATTTAATTGATGTCGCCCAAACCTTACAGGAAAATGGACCTGGAGAATGGGGCTTCCACATTTTCGGACAAGCATTCGACTGGATCGATGCAGCGCAACCTGCAGCCGTAGCCGAAGGTGGATCAAAGGGGCTACTCGTAAATGAAGATGGCACTGACGTCGCTTACGAGAATGATACATGGGTAAAGACTTGGCGCCGGTTCAAAGCCATTTATAGCGAGTATGGTCTATCAGGGCCAACGACGCCCCAAGCAACTGATGAAGAACAGATGCAGGCATTGATAAACGGAACAACGTCTATCTCAATGCCAGAGTGGTCTACGTTCCCCGAGTTTTTGTCGCGAGCTGAAGATAAACTAGCTAACGGAGATATACAATGGAATCCGATGTACTCTGAATCTGGAGGGCCGAATGGGGCACTTGGTCCGTACACAATTGGCATTACGGAAAAGCCGGAGAATGCTGATAGTGCCAAGTGGGAGCGTCAACAGCGGGCTGCAATTGAGTATCAAAAGACCTTCATGACCGAGAGTTGGCAATCGTCTCAAATGTTTGATATCGGCTACGCACCTGTTCGTCTCGATATCAAAGATCGTGCGATGGAGCTCTCGCCAGCTGAAGAGGGGCATCATATGATGGAGACACTCTTCGACATGATTGAGGCTCAAGAGGCTGCATGGGAGATTACACCCCTTGGTTCAACACTTATGTTCCAGGGGCCCGGTCCTCACTGGCAGCAGATGATGCGTGGAGAGGTCACTCCGGAAGAAGCAGTCGCAAACACGGCCAGCGACCTCCGCGATGCAATGGAAGGCACCGAAGGGTTCAGCGGATAG
- a CDS encoding HalOD1 output domain-containing protein — protein MRRPSEAIVAAVAEAKDEDMTTLSPLFTRIDPDTLDRIFSATSNQTKPCNGSITFDYEGCRITVNSSGTVIVDPSELIQRKTDIERASSREHLTRSNCGKSV, from the coding sequence ATTCGCCGACCGAGTGAGGCAATCGTTGCTGCCGTTGCAGAGGCAAAGGACGAAGACATGACCACCTTGTCACCGTTATTCACTAGAATCGATCCAGACACACTCGACAGGATATTTTCTGCGACTTCGAACCAAACGAAGCCCTGCAACGGATCAATTACGTTTGATTATGAGGGATGTCGGATTACTGTAAATAGTAGTGGGACAGTCATCGTTGATCCGTCAGAGCTAATCCAGCGGAAGACGGACATTGAAAGAGCATCTTCACGGGAACATCTCACTCGTTCGAACTGTGGCAAGAGTGTTTGA